CCGACGCTTTGCCCGAGCCAGGACGAACATGACCACCACCGTGGCCCCCATGAAGGCGATGCCGACGGGAGCCGACGCTGGTCGGGTTCGTGCGATCAGGGCATGCACGGCCTGGCCGGCGAGATAGAGGGACAGCACGCCGAAGGCGGCGGCGATGAGACGGAGGGCCCGCCGGGCTCGGAGAGGTTCCGTCGCCTCGGGCGCACCGCCGAGGTGCCAGAGGACCACGAGCGAAGCGAAGACCTCGATGCACGAATCGAGCCCGAACGCGACCAGTGCCAGCGAGTGAGCCGCCAGTCCGGTGACGACGGCCACCACGGCCTCCAAGCTGTTCCAGGCCGTGGTGAGGTACTCGAGGCGGCGGCCGCGGCGGTGCAGCACACTCGGTTCACCGGGTTCCCCACT
Above is a genomic segment from Acidimicrobiales bacterium containing:
- a CDS encoding cation transporter, which translates into the protein RRRRVGETFGRQSVPAEVAFLLRHEGGGMAEAPIVAGRSGEPGEPSVLHRRGRRLEYLTTAWNSLEAVVAVVTGLAAHSLALVAFGLDSCIEVFASLVVLWHLGGAPEATEPLRARRALRLIAAAFGVLSLYLAGQAVHALIARTRPASAPVGIAFMGATVVVMFVLARAKRRTGRALGNRPLVANGTMTFIDGCLAAGVLVALGLQTIAGWWWTDPLAAGVVAIVAFNEAREGWQSADPRQADS